In Oryzihumus leptocrescens, the following are encoded in one genomic region:
- a CDS encoding ROK family glucokinase, with the protein MSAPLAIGVDIGGTKVAGGVVDANGVVLKRARRVTPHRSTAPAVVEDTIVEVVEELTAAAGGHDAVCAVGIGAAGFVSADRATVVFAPHLSWRQEPLRQALQARVPHPIFVDNDANTAAWAEWRFGAGQGETHLMMVTLGTGIGGAILVDGHVQRGRFGIAGEFGHMQVVPGGHRCECGNRGCWEQYASGNALVREARSLATAQSPLAADLLARVGGVPADLTGPVITEAAREGDPTSRELLAEIGTWLGVGIANLAAAFDPGTFVIGGGVSAAGDLLLGPAREAFRRTLTGRGYRPEARIVAARLGNEAGLIGAADLARAEVEGLA; encoded by the coding sequence GTGAGCGCCCCGCTGGCGATCGGGGTCGACATCGGCGGCACCAAGGTCGCCGGTGGGGTCGTCGACGCCAACGGCGTGGTTCTGAAACGAGCCCGCCGGGTCACGCCGCACCGCTCCACCGCGCCGGCCGTCGTCGAGGACACCATCGTCGAGGTGGTCGAGGAGCTGACCGCCGCGGCGGGCGGCCACGACGCCGTGTGCGCCGTCGGCATCGGCGCCGCCGGGTTCGTCTCGGCCGACCGCGCCACGGTGGTGTTCGCCCCGCACCTGTCCTGGCGGCAGGAGCCGCTGCGACAGGCGCTGCAGGCCCGGGTGCCGCACCCGATCTTCGTCGACAACGACGCCAACACCGCCGCCTGGGCGGAGTGGCGCTTCGGCGCCGGCCAGGGCGAGACCCACCTGATGATGGTCACCCTCGGCACCGGCATCGGCGGGGCGATCCTGGTCGACGGTCACGTCCAGCGTGGACGCTTCGGCATCGCCGGGGAGTTCGGTCACATGCAGGTCGTGCCCGGCGGCCACCGGTGCGAGTGCGGCAACCGCGGCTGCTGGGAGCAGTACGCCAGCGGCAACGCGCTCGTCCGGGAGGCCCGCTCGCTGGCGACCGCCCAGTCCCCCCTGGCGGCGGACCTGCTGGCGCGGGTGGGCGGCGTGCCCGCGGATCTCACCGGCCCGGTCATCACCGAGGCCGCCCGTGAGGGCGACCCCACCTCCCGCGAGCTGCTCGCCGAGATCGGGACCTGGCTGGGGGTCGGCATCGCCAACCTCGCCGCCGCGTTCGACCCCGGCACCTTCGTCATCGGCGGCGGCGTCAGCGCCGCCGGCGACCTGCTGCTGGGCCCCGCGCGGGAAGCCTTCCGACGTACCCTGACCGGCCGCGGATACCGGCCGGAGGCGCGCATCGTCGCGGCCCGGCTGGGCAACGAGGCCGGGCTGATCGGTGCCGCCGACCTGGCCCGGGCCGAGGTCGAGGGGCTGGCGTGA
- a CDS encoding ROK family glucokinase produces MSATIGLDIGGTKIAGGLVSPTGTILARGRRVTPAHDPDRIAVEVADLVRELSDGADVSGVGVACAGFIDATGSTVLFAPNLAWRDEPLKRRLQATIDLPVIIDNDANAAAWGEFRFGAARDVDDMVLITVGTGIGGGVVTGGHLLRGAYGIAAELGHMRVVPDGLRCGCGNRGCWEMYASGNALVREARELVRSGTPHAARLAELCAGDPDKLAGHDITSAAAQGDPAAVELLADLGRWIGEGAASVTAILDPELIVLGGGVADAGALLLDPAQAAFRRQLTGRGHRPEARFAVASLGNDAGIIGAAALVAEAVG; encoded by the coding sequence GTGAGCGCCACCATCGGGCTGGACATCGGCGGCACCAAGATCGCGGGCGGGCTGGTGTCCCCGACCGGCACGATCCTCGCGCGCGGGCGGCGCGTCACCCCGGCCCACGACCCCGACCGGATCGCGGTGGAGGTGGCCGACCTGGTCCGCGAGCTCTCGGACGGCGCCGACGTCAGCGGTGTGGGCGTGGCGTGCGCCGGCTTCATCGACGCCACCGGCTCGACCGTCCTGTTCGCCCCGAACCTGGCCTGGCGGGACGAGCCGCTCAAGCGCCGCCTCCAGGCCACCATCGACCTGCCGGTCATCATCGACAACGACGCCAACGCCGCCGCGTGGGGGGAGTTCCGGTTCGGCGCCGCCCGCGACGTCGACGACATGGTGCTGATCACCGTCGGCACGGGCATCGGCGGTGGCGTCGTCACCGGCGGCCACCTGCTGCGGGGGGCCTACGGCATCGCCGCCGAGCTCGGCCACATGCGTGTCGTGCCCGACGGCCTCCGCTGCGGCTGCGGCAACCGCGGCTGCTGGGAGATGTACGCCAGTGGCAACGCCCTCGTCCGCGAGGCACGCGAGCTGGTCCGCTCCGGCACCCCGCATGCCGCCCGGCTGGCCGAGCTGTGCGCCGGCGACCCGGACAAGCTCGCCGGCCACGACATCACCTCGGCTGCCGCGCAGGGCGACCCGGCCGCCGTGGAGCTGCTCGCCGACCTCGGCCGCTGGATCGGTGAGGGCGCCGCGTCCGTCACCGCCATCCTGGACCCCGAGCTGATCGTGCTCGGCGGGGGCGTCGCCGACGCCGGGGCACTGCTGCTGGACCCGGCGCAGGCGGCGTTCCGGCGCCAGCTCACCGGCCGCGGCCACCGCCCCGAGGCACGGTTCGCGGTGGCCAGCCTCGGCAACGACGCCGGGATCATCGGCGCCGCCGCGCTCGTCGCGGAGGCCGTGGGGTGA
- a CDS encoding ArsA family ATPase: MRVLLFTGKGGVGKTTTAAATAVHAARQGIKTLVMSTDAAHSLGDALDVDLTPRESSGECLVEVEPGLAALQVSAPHAMRRSWRSVQDYLLGVLATVGVDAVVAEELTSLPGAEEVVALLELRAQVESGLFDLVVVDCAPTAEALRLLALPEALSWHLERLLPAQRGLLRSLRPVAAAAAGLPVPGADVVGAVGRWLQHLREVQDILRAGTTSVRLVTTPERVVVAESRRTLTSLSLYGFTVDQVVVNRVFPQTAGDADPWRASWNRAQQRGLAEVRESFEPLPVVVTPYLAEEPIGVDALAALALARQGDPGAASAELLLAPAAHRGMSLDRDGTAYVLRLPLPLVTAAEVDLKRRGDELLVAVGDHRRVLSLPSVLRRCVVTGAGVRDGALHVRFVPDEKVWPQQ, encoded by the coding sequence ATGCGCGTCCTCCTCTTCACCGGCAAGGGCGGTGTCGGCAAGACGACCACGGCGGCCGCGACCGCGGTGCACGCCGCCCGACAGGGCATCAAGACCCTCGTCATGTCCACCGACGCGGCGCACTCCCTCGGCGACGCCCTCGACGTGGACCTGACCCCGCGGGAGTCCTCCGGCGAGTGCCTCGTCGAGGTCGAGCCCGGCCTGGCCGCCCTGCAGGTCAGCGCCCCGCACGCCATGCGACGCTCGTGGCGCTCGGTGCAGGACTACCTGCTCGGGGTGCTCGCCACGGTCGGGGTCGACGCCGTCGTGGCCGAGGAGCTGACCTCGCTGCCGGGTGCCGAGGAGGTCGTGGCGCTGCTCGAGCTGCGCGCCCAGGTCGAGTCCGGGCTCTTCGACCTGGTCGTGGTCGACTGCGCCCCGACCGCGGAGGCGCTGCGGCTGCTCGCCCTGCCGGAGGCGCTGTCCTGGCACCTCGAGCGGCTGCTGCCGGCCCAGCGCGGGCTGCTGCGCTCGCTGCGTCCGGTCGCCGCGGCCGCGGCCGGGCTCCCCGTGCCCGGCGCGGACGTCGTCGGTGCCGTCGGCCGGTGGCTGCAGCACCTGCGCGAGGTCCAGGACATCCTGCGCGCCGGGACCACGAGCGTCCGGCTGGTGACCACCCCGGAGCGCGTCGTCGTCGCCGAGTCCCGCCGCACCCTGACGTCGTTGTCCCTCTACGGCTTCACCGTCGACCAGGTCGTGGTCAACCGGGTCTTCCCCCAGACCGCCGGGGACGCCGACCCCTGGCGTGCCTCGTGGAACCGCGCCCAGCAGCGGGGTCTGGCGGAGGTGCGCGAGTCGTTCGAGCCGCTGCCGGTGGTGGTCACCCCCTACCTTGCCGAGGAGCCCATCGGCGTCGACGCGCTGGCCGCCCTGGCGCTGGCGCGTCAGGGCGACCCCGGTGCCGCGTCCGCCGAGTTGCTCCTGGCGCCGGCCGCCCACCGGGGGATGAGCCTGGACCGCGACGGCACGGCATACGTCCTGCGTCTTCCCCTGCCCCTGGTGACCGCGGCCGAGGTGGACCTCAAGCGGCGCGGTGACGAGCTGCTCGTCGCCGTCGGCGACCACCGCCGGGTGCTGTCCCTGCCCAGCGTGCTGCGCCGCTGCGTCGTGACCGGCGCCGGCGTGCGCGACGGGGCGCTGCACGTGCGGTTCGTGCCCGACGAGAAGGTGTGGCCCCAGCAATGA
- a CDS encoding SRPBCC family protein has protein sequence MAERTESSIDIDATPGAVLDVIADFDSYPSWAGEVKKVAVLSEDGDGWADQVEFTLDAGAIKDTYVLDYDWDVTEDGTGVVSWSLVTAQVLKAMNGSYTLHGDGTSTTVTYRLAVDVKIPMLGMLKRKAEKVIIDTALKELKNRVES, from the coding sequence ATGGCCGAGCGCACTGAGTCCAGCATCGACATCGACGCCACGCCGGGCGCGGTCCTCGACGTCATCGCCGACTTCGACAGCTACCCCTCCTGGGCCGGCGAGGTGAAGAAGGTCGCCGTGCTGTCCGAGGACGGCGACGGCTGGGCCGACCAGGTCGAGTTCACCCTCGATGCCGGGGCCATCAAGGACACCTACGTCCTCGACTACGACTGGGACGTCACCGAGGACGGCACCGGCGTGGTGTCGTGGTCGCTGGTGACCGCCCAGGTGCTCAAGGCCATGAACGGCTCCTACACCCTGCACGGTGACGGGACCAGCACGACCGTGACCTACCGACTGGCCGTGGACGTCAAGATCCCCATGCTGGGCATGCTCAAGCGCAAGGCCGAGAAGGTCATCATCGACACCGCGCTCAAGGAGCTCAAGAATCGCGTCGAGTCGTAG
- a CDS encoding polyketide cyclase / dehydrase and lipid transport produces the protein MLLTDIPLLRSAVRACPVDIVDETYIHVPPEALSALVADSANHRQWWPHLSLHTTRDRGVKGQRWAVVGRITGTMEIWLEPFRDGVILHHYVRGHATGWRRRSEAARHTLRWKRVVTRLKDSLEGRAL, from the coding sequence ATGCTCCTCACCGATATCCCCCTGCTGCGTTCTGCGGTGCGTGCCTGCCCCGTCGACATCGTCGACGAGACCTACATCCACGTCCCGCCGGAGGCGCTCTCGGCGCTCGTTGCCGACTCCGCGAACCACCGGCAGTGGTGGCCGCACCTGTCCCTGCACACCACCCGAGACCGGGGGGTCAAGGGACAGCGGTGGGCCGTCGTCGGGCGGATCACCGGGACGATGGAGATCTGGCTCGAGCCGTTCCGTGACGGGGTGATCCTCCACCACTACGTGCGCGGCCACGCGACCGGGTGGCGTCGCCGCTCGGAGGCCGCCCGGCACACGCTGCGCTGGAAGCGCGTGGTGACGAGGCTCAAGGACTCCCTGGAGGGGCGGGCGCTGTAG
- a CDS encoding AMP-dependent synthetase/ligase, whose amino-acid sequence MKDIAVPPLVPARTEGNLSDLPARNGAERPGAIAFSRREGDAWVDVSNERFLREVRALAKGLMAAGIGVGDRVAIMSKTRYEWTLSDFAVWTAGAVAVPIYETSSPEQVNWILSDSGATGIILETPAHAATLTEVRDQLPSLAHVWQIDAGDLDTLARQGESVTSAALDARRAKVNRADTATIIYTSGTTGRPKGCQLTHDNFMALAENTVERLGSVVAVEGASTLLFLPLAHVFARFIEVLCVASGARMGHSADIKNLLADFGTFQPTFILSVPRVFEKIYNSSEQKATAEGKGRIFHAAAEAAIAWSKAQDEGGPGIGLRLQHFVFDRLVYGKLRAAMGGKVLYAVSGGAPLGTRLGHFYRGIGLTVLEGYGLTETTAPATVNTPELIKIGTVGAPLPGISIRIADDGEVLVKGINVFAGYHNNGQASAEALQDGWFHTGDIGELDDDGFLKITGRKKELLVTAGGKNVAPAVLEDRLRAHPLISQCIVVGDQKPFIAALITLDAEMLPQWAKNNGLEGLSMEDAPANETIRAEIQRAVDSANKAVSKAESIRKFTVLPGDFTEENGYLTPSLKLKRNIVMKDFGDQVEALYSGARE is encoded by the coding sequence GTGAAGGACATCGCCGTACCCCCGCTCGTCCCGGCTCGGACGGAGGGCAACCTCTCGGACCTCCCGGCGCGCAACGGCGCGGAGCGACCGGGGGCGATCGCGTTCTCACGCCGCGAGGGCGATGCCTGGGTGGATGTCAGCAACGAGCGCTTCCTGCGCGAGGTGCGGGCGCTGGCCAAGGGCCTGATGGCCGCCGGCATCGGCGTCGGCGACCGCGTCGCGATCATGAGCAAGACCCGCTACGAGTGGACCCTGTCCGACTTCGCCGTGTGGACCGCCGGCGCCGTGGCCGTCCCGATCTACGAGACCTCCTCCCCCGAGCAGGTGAACTGGATCCTGTCCGACTCCGGGGCCACGGGCATCATCCTGGAGACCCCGGCCCATGCGGCCACGCTCACCGAGGTGCGCGACCAGCTGCCCTCGCTGGCCCACGTCTGGCAGATCGACGCCGGCGACCTCGACACCCTCGCCCGCCAGGGAGAGTCGGTCACCAGCGCCGCCCTCGACGCGCGCCGCGCGAAGGTCAACCGGGCCGACACCGCCACGATCATCTACACCTCGGGCACCACCGGCCGCCCCAAGGGCTGCCAGCTCACCCACGACAACTTCATGGCGCTGGCGGAGAACACCGTCGAGCGGCTCGGCTCGGTCGTGGCCGTCGAGGGCGCCTCGACGCTGCTGTTCCTGCCGCTGGCCCACGTGTTCGCCCGGTTCATCGAGGTGCTGTGCGTCGCGTCCGGCGCCCGCATGGGGCACTCGGCCGACATCAAGAACCTGCTGGCGGACTTCGGCACGTTCCAGCCGACGTTCATCCTCTCCGTGCCCCGCGTCTTCGAGAAGATCTACAACTCCTCCGAGCAGAAGGCCACCGCCGAGGGCAAGGGCAGGATCTTCCACGCCGCCGCCGAGGCCGCGATCGCGTGGAGCAAGGCCCAGGACGAGGGCGGCCCCGGCATCGGCCTGCGGCTGCAGCACTTCGTCTTCGACCGGCTCGTCTACGGCAAGCTGCGGGCCGCCATGGGCGGCAAGGTCCTGTATGCCGTGTCCGGCGGCGCGCCGCTCGGCACCCGCCTCGGCCACTTCTACCGCGGCATCGGGCTGACCGTCCTCGAGGGCTACGGGCTGACCGAGACCACGGCCCCGGCCACCGTCAACACCCCCGAGCTGATCAAGATCGGCACCGTCGGCGCCCCGCTGCCCGGCATCTCGATCCGCATCGCCGACGACGGCGAGGTGCTCGTCAAGGGCATCAACGTCTTCGCCGGCTACCACAACAACGGGCAGGCCTCGGCCGAGGCGCTGCAGGACGGCTGGTTCCACACCGGCGACATCGGCGAGCTCGACGACGACGGCTTCCTCAAGATCACCGGCCGCAAGAAGGAGCTGCTCGTCACCGCCGGCGGCAAGAACGTCGCCCCGGCGGTGCTCGAGGACCGGCTGCGCGCCCACCCGCTGATCTCGCAGTGCATCGTCGTCGGCGACCAGAAGCCGTTCATCGCGGCGCTGATCACCCTCGACGCCGAGATGCTGCCGCAGTGGGCGAAGAACAACGGCCTCGAGGGCCTGTCCATGGAGGACGCCCCGGCCAACGAGACGATCCGCGCCGAGATCCAGCGGGCCGTCGACAGCGCCAACAAGGCGGTCTCCAAGGCGGAGTCCATCCGCAAGTTCACCGTGCTGCCGGGCGACTTCACCGAGGAGAACGGCTACCTCACCCCGTCGCTGAAGCTCAAGCGCAACATCGTGATGAAGGACTTCGGCGACCAGGTCGAGGCCCTCTACTCAGGCGCGCGGGAGTGA
- a CDS encoding glycosyltransferase 87 family protein has protein sequence MLSRTGAARSLPYAVALAWVAYFAVLQWSVVRFKVAIVVTLTLATLALAAWLWRRPAVPAATQRSISLALLGSALVTAYVPLFSYLSPGGRRWALGAFIVGAVVCAVLVQRPGAATGPLTLGAAVTAYLVGSVIAIVNDPAPRIDVWVTLQQASDGLARGQNMYAMTWTGSPGIKDAFTYLPWTAVLLAPGRWLAGDVRWALVFWTLVAAAGMLALGRGTLAGRRALWAAGPLVALLLLAPGTLTQVDQAWTEPLLLAGILWWAVLVRRGHPWWAVVPLALACASKQHLALLLPILLVWRPFGWKRSVATGALTGVLIAPWFLAGPSDFVHDTVSLLVTFHPIKFANTLYLLALNEFGVTLPFALTGLVVFGTLAAVMWTVWRRQPDLPELLRWLALMLLVANLVNKQAFYNQFWLVGALVAASLATRSSTSSARNSGKTVSAT, from the coding sequence ATGCTCTCCCGCACCGGGGCCGCCCGGTCCCTGCCGTATGCCGTGGCGCTGGCCTGGGTGGCGTACTTCGCCGTCCTGCAGTGGAGCGTGGTCCGGTTCAAGGTCGCGATCGTGGTGACCCTGACGCTGGCCACGCTCGCGCTGGCCGCCTGGCTGTGGCGCCGGCCGGCGGTCCCGGCCGCGACACAGCGCTCGATCTCGTTGGCGCTGCTGGGTTCTGCCCTCGTGACCGCCTACGTGCCGCTGTTCAGCTACCTGTCCCCCGGCGGCCGGCGCTGGGCCCTGGGGGCGTTCATCGTCGGCGCAGTCGTGTGCGCGGTGCTCGTGCAGCGGCCGGGCGCGGCCACCGGGCCGCTGACGCTGGGAGCCGCCGTCACGGCATACCTGGTGGGGTCGGTGATCGCCATCGTGAACGACCCGGCGCCGCGGATCGACGTGTGGGTGACCCTGCAGCAGGCCAGCGACGGCCTGGCGCGCGGGCAGAACATGTACGCCATGACCTGGACCGGGTCACCGGGTATCAAGGACGCGTTCACCTACCTGCCGTGGACCGCGGTGCTGCTGGCTCCCGGCCGGTGGCTGGCCGGCGACGTGCGCTGGGCGCTGGTGTTCTGGACCCTCGTGGCGGCGGCGGGGATGCTGGCGCTGGGGCGGGGCACCCTCGCCGGCCGCCGGGCGCTGTGGGCGGCCGGGCCGCTGGTGGCGCTGCTGCTGCTCGCCCCCGGCACGCTCACCCAGGTCGACCAGGCGTGGACCGAGCCGCTGCTGCTGGCCGGGATCCTGTGGTGGGCGGTGCTGGTGCGCCGGGGCCACCCGTGGTGGGCCGTCGTGCCGCTGGCGCTCGCCTGTGCGAGCAAGCAGCACCTGGCGCTGCTGCTGCCGATCCTGCTCGTGTGGCGGCCCTTCGGCTGGAAGCGCAGCGTGGCCACCGGCGCGCTCACCGGGGTCCTCATCGCCCCGTGGTTCCTCGCCGGCCCGTCCGACTTCGTCCACGACACGGTCTCGCTGCTGGTGACCTTCCACCCGATCAAGTTCGCCAACACCCTCTACCTGCTGGCGCTCAACGAGTTCGGGGTCACCCTGCCGTTCGCCCTGACCGGCCTGGTGGTGTTCGGCACGCTCGCCGCGGTGATGTGGACCGTGTGGCGGCGCCAGCCCGACCTGCCCGAGCTGCTGCGCTGGCTGGCGCTGATGCTGCTGGTCGCCAACCTGGTCAACAAGCAGGCGTTCTACAACCAGTTCTGGCTGGTGGGGGCGCTGGTGGCGGCCTCCCTGGCCACGAGGTCCTCGACCAGCTCGGCCAGGAACTCGGGGAAGACCGTCTCGGCGACCTGA